The following are encoded in a window of Dethiosulfovibrio russensis genomic DNA:
- the pepT gene encoding peptidase T yields the protein MKDLVDRFIGYAKIHTTSDESSSSCPSTSCQLDLARLLVKEMTELGLEDPKMDDNGYVTATLPATAKGPTIGFIAHMDTAPDMSGENVSPRIVKNYDGKDIVLDEAGEVVLSPFDFPCLNDYIGQDLIVANGATLLGADDKAGVAEIMTAVAYLKDHPEIPHGRIRIGFTPDEEIGRGADLFDVEGFGADWAYTVDGGPVGQMEYENFNAASATIRIRGRNVHPGTAKDQMINSIHIGTRLAGLMPISEVPEKTKGYQGFIHLHTFDGTVEETTLKFIIRDHDKKLFEEKQETVRRAVDQINREFGDRATLELKEQYLNMREHIEDRMDIVELAKSAMEEVGVTPMVEPIRGGTDGARLSYMGLPCPNLFTGGHNFHGKYEFIPIPSMEKAVDAIVAIAKLAVSR from the coding sequence ATGAAAGACCTGGTAGACAGATTTATAGGATACGCCAAGATCCACACCACATCGGACGAGAGCTCCTCCAGCTGCCCCAGCACATCCTGCCAGCTGGATCTAGCCAGGCTCCTGGTGAAGGAGATGACGGAGTTAGGCCTGGAGGATCCGAAGATGGACGACAACGGATACGTAACCGCCACCCTGCCTGCGACGGCGAAGGGGCCGACCATCGGTTTCATAGCCCACATGGACACCGCCCCCGACATGTCCGGCGAAAACGTATCGCCGAGGATAGTGAAAAACTACGACGGTAAAGACATCGTCCTCGACGAGGCGGGAGAGGTCGTGCTGTCCCCCTTCGACTTTCCCTGTCTAAACGACTACATAGGACAGGACCTAATAGTAGCGAACGGCGCCACCCTTCTGGGGGCCGACGACAAGGCCGGGGTAGCCGAGATAATGACGGCCGTGGCCTATTTGAAGGATCACCCCGAGATACCTCACGGCAGAATCAGAATAGGCTTCACCCCCGACGAGGAGATAGGCAGGGGAGCCGACCTGTTCGACGTCGAGGGCTTCGGGGCGGACTGGGCCTACACGGTGGACGGGGGCCCGGTGGGACAGATGGAGTACGAGAACTTCAACGCAGCTTCCGCCACGATCCGCATAAGGGGACGTAACGTCCACCCCGGCACGGCCAAGGACCAGATGATCAACTCGATCCATATAGGAACCCGGCTGGCCGGTCTGATGCCGATCTCGGAGGTTCCGGAGAAGACCAAGGGCTACCAGGGATTCATCCACCTTCACACCTTCGACGGTACAGTCGAGGAGACCACCCTCAAGTTCATCATAAGGGATCACGACAAAAAACTCTTCGAGGAAAAACAGGAAACGGTTCGAAGAGCGGTGGACCAGATCAACCGGGAGTTCGGAGACAGGGCGACCCTGGAGCTCAAGGAGCAGTACCTGAACATGAGGGAACACATAGAGGACAGAATGGATATAGTCGAACTGGCCAAGTCCGCCATGGAGGAGGTTGGCGTAACCCCCATGGTGGAGCCGATCAGAGGAGGCACCGACGGCGCCAGGCTGTCCTACATGGGCCTGCCCTGCCCCAACCTTTTTACAGGAGGACACAACTTCCACGGAAAGTACGAGTTCATACCGATACCCTCCATGGAGAAAGCCGTCGACGCGATAGTAGCCATAGCCAAGCTAGCGGTCTCCAGGTAG
- a CDS encoding MerR family transcriptional regulator, with protein MERRHDLDRLSIGKMAEINGVSVQALRLYDKMDLLKPQFVDSNRYRYYSIKQSARLDMIQNLQILGMSLKQIKEQLDKQDVSVIQELLELQRSHLDDQIRQLETTRKSVDRTLVNYRRYNEAPKDGTIFTEFMGKRKIYRYDIGINFYDFGIETYEYILRELKNHISLNSLPMAYFCNVGTIIREDRLRRREFVSTEVFIFVDDDFASSPRVETLPSKTYLCISCDNFHKERKYAERLLAHADTNGYAIGGDYVCEVITDLPVFVDNERGMFIKLQIPLEF; from the coding sequence ATGGAAAGGAGACACGATCTGGATAGACTATCCATAGGAAAAATGGCCGAGATAAACGGCGTATCGGTCCAGGCCCTGCGGCTCTACGATAAAATGGACCTCCTAAAACCCCAGTTCGTGGACTCGAACCGCTACCGTTACTACAGCATAAAGCAGTCCGCCAGGCTCGACATGATCCAAAACCTGCAAATTCTAGGTATGTCTTTAAAACAGATCAAAGAACAGCTGGACAAACAGGATGTATCGGTCATACAGGAGCTTCTTGAACTTCAGAGATCCCACTTGGACGATCAGATACGCCAGCTTGAGACTACCAGAAAATCGGTCGATCGTACCCTGGTGAACTACAGACGTTACAACGAAGCCCCTAAAGACGGTACCATCTTCACCGAGTTCATGGGGAAAAGGAAAATATACCGTTACGATATAGGCATAAATTTCTACGACTTCGGAATAGAGACCTACGAATATATTCTGAGGGAGCTCAAAAACCACATATCCCTTAACTCCCTGCCCATGGCCTACTTCTGCAACGTAGGCACCATAATCAGGGAGGATAGGCTCAGGAGGAGGGAATTCGTCTCCACCGAGGTATTTATCTTCGTCGACGACGACTTCGCCTCCTCCCCCAGGGTGGAAACGCTCCCATCCAAGACTTACCTCTGCATATCCTGCGATAACTTCCACAAGGAGAGGAAATATGCGGAAAGACTCTTGGCCCACGCCGATACAAACGGCTACGCCATAGGAGGAGATTACGTCTGCGAGGTGATAACAGACCTCCCCGTATTCGTGGACAACGAGAGAGGAATGTTCATCAAACTACAGATCCCTTTGGAATTCTGA
- a CDS encoding NAD(P)H-dependent amine dehydrogenase family protein — MERKLRIAQFGCGKMSAYTMRYVYEKGGEIVAAFDMNPAVIGKDIGEIIGTGKKGVKVLPASEADATLGSIKPDACIVTTMSLMKDLNDPFMICAKNGINAISTCEEAFYPWNSSCKITEEIDDLAREKGCTICGAGYQDVFWGNLIATLAGATHTIKKIKGKSSYNVEDYGIALAQVHGAGLDLETFAEEIAAADDISDEERKALIEKGEFLPSYMWNVNGWLCDKLGLTVVSQTQKCIPQTHSEELHSTTLDMTIPAGHATGMSALVTTETKEGITVETECIGKVYAPDEFDCNDWIIYGEPDTQVMINRPATVELTCATIVNRIPDIINAPAGYVTTDRMPNNSYRIRPLNEYVS; from the coding sequence ATGGAAAGGAAGTTGCGGATAGCTCAGTTCGGCTGCGGAAAGATGTCTGCCTACACCATGAGGTACGTTTACGAGAAAGGCGGAGAGATCGTGGCCGCCTTCGACATGAACCCAGCCGTTATCGGCAAGGACATCGGCGAGATAATCGGCACGGGGAAAAAGGGCGTAAAGGTCTTACCCGCCTCGGAGGCGGACGCTACTTTGGGATCGATCAAACCCGATGCCTGCATAGTCACCACCATGAGCCTTATGAAAGATCTGAACGACCCCTTCATGATATGCGCAAAGAACGGGATCAACGCCATAAGCACCTGCGAGGAGGCGTTCTATCCTTGGAACTCTTCCTGTAAGATAACCGAGGAAATCGACGACCTCGCCAGGGAAAAAGGCTGCACCATATGCGGAGCCGGCTATCAGGACGTCTTCTGGGGCAATTTAATAGCCACCCTGGCAGGAGCCACCCACACGATAAAGAAAATAAAAGGCAAGTCGAGCTACAACGTCGAGGACTACGGAATAGCCCTCGCTCAGGTACACGGAGCGGGATTAGACCTCGAGACCTTCGCCGAGGAGATCGCGGCGGCAGACGACATCTCCGACGAGGAACGCAAGGCACTTATAGAAAAGGGAGAATTCCTACCCTCCTATATGTGGAACGTCAACGGTTGGCTCTGTGACAAGCTCGGCTTAACCGTGGTATCCCAGACCCAGAAATGCATCCCCCAGACCCATTCGGAGGAACTGCACTCCACCACGCTGGACATGACCATACCGGCAGGACACGCCACGGGAATGTCCGCACTGGTGACCACCGAGACCAAGGAAGGCATAACCGTCGAGACCGAGTGCATCGGCAAGGTTTACGCCCCGGACGAGTTCGACTGCAACGACTGGATAATCTACGGCGAGCCGGACACCCAGGTGATGATAAACCGCCCCGCAACGGTGGAGCTGACCTGCGCCACCATAGTCAACAGGATTCCGGACATCATAAATGCTCCGGCAGGCTACGTCACCACCGACCGTATGCCGAACAACTCGTACAGAATAAGACCGCTCAACGAATACGTCAGCTGA
- a CDS encoding Fic family protein → MRRYLTCKSGLFYFSEEYDKELLSPSLAVAAILNKTVADLPILPRKVSQLETELVRQSIFGTAAIEGNPLSQEDVIGIMENDDVSDVVHKSEIEIRNLVKAYEVLSKIKPEKDPFILEESLIRELHRIVTSGVPHQFNEPGRYRNETVGYTEVGDKYHGGVYRPPRILKDIEDLMREYVEWVNSEELTSKGPFVRAILAHYHFSLIHPFFDGNGRTARLIEAIILQAANVRYVPKMLSNYYYRNIDGYYFAFSETIKLKGKDVTPFLKFCLDGVTESLMDIKDRITDLIKKLVFREHLAQLKAQREITVRQFELLSLLLDDLRDFSLNDLMGERPFSLLYRKVTKQTARRDVKRLTELKLIAQAGENRYSLNLDAVK, encoded by the coding sequence ATGAGAAGATATCTGACCTGTAAGTCCGGGCTTTTCTACTTCAGCGAAGAGTATGACAAGGAGCTCCTGTCCCCTTCGTTGGCTGTTGCGGCGATCCTCAACAAGACGGTGGCGGACCTTCCGATTTTGCCTCGGAAGGTGTCTCAATTAGAGACGGAGCTTGTTCGGCAGTCCATCTTCGGCACCGCCGCCATAGAGGGTAATCCTCTCTCTCAGGAAGATGTCATCGGGATAATGGAGAACGACGACGTTTCCGACGTGGTCCATAAAAGCGAGATCGAAATTCGGAACCTCGTCAAAGCCTATGAAGTTCTATCGAAGATCAAACCGGAGAAGGACCCCTTTATCCTGGAGGAGTCTCTGATCAGAGAGCTGCATCGTATAGTTACCTCAGGGGTTCCCCACCAGTTCAACGAGCCCGGCAGATATCGCAACGAGACCGTAGGTTATACTGAGGTCGGAGACAAGTATCACGGCGGAGTTTACAGGCCCCCTCGTATATTGAAGGATATAGAGGACCTGATGAGGGAGTACGTCGAGTGGGTCAACAGCGAGGAGCTTACCTCGAAGGGGCCTTTCGTTCGGGCTATATTGGCACATTATCATTTTTCGCTGATCCATCCGTTTTTCGACGGCAACGGCAGGACCGCCCGGCTTATAGAGGCGATCATACTTCAGGCGGCGAACGTTCGTTATGTGCCTAAGATGTTGTCCAATTATTACTATCGGAATATCGACGGCTACTATTTCGCTTTCTCCGAGACGATAAAGCTCAAGGGGAAGGACGTAACCCCTTTTTTGAAGTTTTGTCTGGACGGAGTCACCGAGTCGTTGATGGATATCAAGGATAGGATAACGGATCTGATAAAAAAACTCGTCTTCAGAGAGCACCTAGCTCAGCTGAAAGCCCAGAGGGAGATCACGGTCAGACAGTTCGAGCTTTTGTCCCTTCTGCTCGACGACCTACGGGACTTCTCCTTGAACGACCTCATGGGCGAAAGGCCTTTCTCTCTGCTTTATCGAAAGGTCACCAAACAGACCGCCAGAAGGGACGTAAAGCGTCTTACGGAGCTCAAGCTGATCGCTCAGGCCGGGGAGAATCGATATTCCCTGAACTTGGATGCGGTGAAATAA
- a CDS encoding ABC transporter ATP-binding protein produces MELRISGVIKEFDGYDGASKVRAVDQVDLSVEDGELVTLLGPSGCGKTTLLRMIAGFEDPTKGDIYFGDKRMNDVAPNRRNATLVFQSYAIFPHLNVFENIAFGLKLKRLSHKEIKAKMERVVDLVGLRGLENRQPSQLSGGQQQRVALARAIVMEPELLLFDEPLSNLDAKLREQMRIEIRRLQKTLGITSVYVTHDQAEAMSISDRVVVMKDGRIEQIGSPVDLYARPRNRFVADFIGKANFLEGTVSDGGILLGGKTFPMETSSLEIGEVRQVVARPEAVVLSREEGHFPCEVVRTTFLGNLVEYEVECPDLKALTVHQVNPITGELFRPGESIRVSLRPDTLHLLEKE; encoded by the coding sequence ATGGAGCTTCGCATTTCGGGAGTCATCAAGGAATTCGACGGTTACGACGGCGCCTCCAAGGTCCGGGCTGTGGATCAGGTCGATCTTTCTGTGGAGGACGGCGAGCTGGTTACCCTGTTGGGTCCCAGCGGCTGCGGCAAGACGACCCTGCTTCGCATGATAGCCGGTTTCGAGGACCCGACGAAGGGAGATATATATTTCGGCGATAAGAGGATGAACGACGTGGCCCCCAACAGGAGAAACGCCACGCTGGTGTTCCAGTCCTACGCCATTTTTCCCCATCTTAACGTTTTCGAGAACATCGCCTTCGGCCTGAAACTCAAGAGGCTGAGCCATAAGGAGATAAAGGCCAAGATGGAGAGGGTGGTAGATTTGGTCGGCCTCCGGGGCCTTGAGAACCGTCAGCCTTCCCAGCTCTCGGGGGGACAGCAGCAGAGGGTGGCCCTTGCCCGAGCCATAGTGATGGAGCCGGAGCTGCTGCTGTTCGACGAGCCTTTGTCCAACCTGGACGCCAAGCTGAGGGAACAGATGAGGATAGAGATTCGAAGGCTTCAGAAGACCTTGGGGATAACGTCGGTCTATGTTACCCACGACCAGGCGGAGGCGATGAGCATCTCCGATAGGGTCGTGGTGATGAAGGACGGACGGATCGAGCAGATAGGCTCTCCCGTGGATCTGTACGCAAGGCCGAGAAACCGCTTCGTAGCCGATTTCATAGGCAAGGCCAACTTTCTGGAGGGGACGGTTTCCGACGGGGGGATTCTTCTGGGAGGGAAGACTTTCCCTATGGAGACATCCTCTCTCGAGATCGGAGAGGTGCGGCAGGTGGTGGCCCGTCCCGAGGCGGTGGTCCTTTCCCGAGAGGAGGGACATTTTCCCTGCGAAGTGGTCAGGACCACTTTTCTTGGAAATCTGGTGGAGTACGAGGTGGAGTGTCCCGACCTGAAGGCCCTGACTGTGCATCAGGTCAACCCCATAACCGGCGAGCTCTTTCGTCCCGGCGAGTCGATCCGGGTTTCTCTGCGCCCCGACACGTTGCATCTTCTGGAAAAAGAGTGA
- a CDS encoding ABC transporter permease, protein MRRGIRELRLLWRDPVVALLVLAVGVALALFVIYPLGMVLLKSFQGDGGGFSLENYLRFGQFAYLRNALKNSLQVGALTGITGVAVGYVAALTMVRTNIRWKKILHLIFILPIIAPPFTSALSVLMLFGSNGLITRGLLGIRHYSIYGFKGVLISQVFTFAPVAYLTLRGVLESLNPTLEDAAMNVGASRWQTFLRVTLPLSLPGIASAFLVVFIESLADFGNPLVLAGSRFPMLATQAYLEITGSFNLPLGAALAVVLLLPSVTAFLIQRYFLRKRQYTTVTGKPVNSTSKLVGPGAGVLLRGVLGLFALSVALFYGVIAVGAFTKVWGYDFTPTLDHLTYAFQVGGDTIKDTLIVALLSTPISGILGMLIAFMVVRLSFPGKGTLEFGSILNFAVPGTVVGIGYILAFNRPPMVLIGTLSILVLNFVFRYIPVGIQSGVAVLRQIDPSIEEASRNLGADGLTTFRKVTLPLIAPAFFSGLVFAFVRAMTAISAAIFLVSANWNLLTVQILSQVGSGRLGVAAAFSVILVCIVLIAVAVIGRLVPGRTGGASAIQVREG, encoded by the coding sequence TTGCGACGAGGTATTAGAGAGCTTCGTCTGCTCTGGAGGGACCCTGTGGTCGCTCTTCTGGTGCTAGCCGTCGGGGTCGCCCTGGCTTTATTTGTCATATACCCTCTGGGGATGGTGTTGTTGAAGAGTTTTCAGGGAGACGGAGGCGGTTTTTCTCTGGAAAATTACCTTCGTTTCGGCCAGTTCGCCTATCTCAGAAACGCCCTTAAAAACAGCCTTCAGGTGGGAGCTCTTACCGGTATCACAGGGGTTGCCGTAGGTTATGTGGCCGCTTTGACGATGGTGAGGACCAATATACGTTGGAAGAAGATCTTGCATTTGATATTCATACTTCCGATAATAGCGCCTCCTTTTACCAGCGCTCTGTCGGTGCTGATGCTGTTCGGCTCCAACGGCCTCATCACGAGGGGGCTGCTTGGAATAAGGCACTATTCCATCTACGGTTTCAAGGGAGTGCTGATATCGCAGGTGTTCACCTTCGCTCCCGTGGCCTATCTGACCCTCAGAGGGGTTTTGGAGTCGCTGAACCCCACCTTGGAGGACGCAGCCATGAACGTGGGGGCGTCCCGCTGGCAAACTTTCCTAAGGGTCACTCTGCCTCTAAGTCTGCCTGGCATAGCCAGCGCCTTTCTCGTGGTGTTCATAGAGTCTCTGGCGGATTTCGGAAATCCTCTGGTGCTGGCGGGCAGCCGTTTCCCCATGCTGGCCACCCAGGCATATCTGGAGATAACCGGGTCGTTCAACCTGCCTCTGGGAGCGGCTCTGGCGGTGGTGTTGCTGCTTCCGTCGGTGACGGCTTTCCTGATACAGCGTTATTTCCTGAGGAAAAGACAATACACCACCGTTACTGGAAAACCGGTGAATTCCACGTCGAAGCTCGTAGGTCCAGGGGCCGGAGTTTTGCTCCGAGGCGTTCTGGGGTTGTTCGCCCTTTCCGTGGCGCTTTTCTACGGGGTTATCGCCGTGGGGGCCTTCACCAAGGTGTGGGGATACGATTTCACCCCGACATTGGACCATCTGACCTACGCTTTCCAGGTGGGAGGGGATACGATAAAGGACACCTTGATCGTCGCTCTGTTGTCCACTCCGATATCGGGGATACTGGGTATGTTGATAGCCTTCATGGTGGTTCGTCTGTCCTTCCCGGGCAAGGGGACGCTGGAGTTCGGCTCCATCTTGAATTTCGCCGTGCCCGGTACTGTGGTGGGCATAGGCTATATACTGGCCTTCAACAGGCCTCCTATGGTGCTGATAGGGACCTTGAGCATTCTGGTGCTGAACTTCGTGTTTCGCTATATTCCGGTGGGGATTCAGTCCGGCGTGGCGGTGCTTCGACAGATAGATCCGTCAATAGAGGAGGCTTCCAGAAATCTGGGGGCCGACGGTCTGACGACTTTCCGCAAGGTGACGCTGCCCCTCATAGCCCCTGCGTTTTTCTCCGGGCTGGTATTCGCCTTCGTCAGGGCCATGACCGCGATCAGCGCCGCTATCTTTCTCGTGTCGGCCAACTGGAACCTTCTGACGGTGCAGATCCTCAGTCAGGTGGGGTCCGGAAGGCTCGGGGTCGCGGCGGCTTTCAGCGTCATATTGGTCTGTATCGTTCTGATCGCTGTTGCGGTCATAGGTCGACTCGTGCCGGGACGTACCGGCGGAGCCTCGGCCATTCAGGTTCGGGAGGGTTAG
- a CDS encoding ABC transporter substrate-binding protein, translating into MSRCSRFLATMLVALFSFVFIAGAMAEDRSLVVYSSVDEENATNILKAFTEDTGIKVNMVFLSSGPALSRIEAEKANPQADVWFGAPNENHIVAKTRGLTRPYVSSEAEVLADNFKDSEGYWYAFYMNPLGFGVLDEELKDQGIPVPESWADLTKAEYKGMIQMPSPQSSGTAYAMVQTLMTVLGEDGAFDYMKKLNPNIQTYTQSGTGPSKNLAIGETDIAIQFTPAFLKLVDQGYPSKVIFPAEGVGYEAAALSIVKGAKNLDEAEALVDWIISKKGQSSLSAAKTYFFPVRSDVSAGEGVPVLSEITLIDYDREKAAKDKKRIVERWVTEVLGQ; encoded by the coding sequence ATGTCCAGATGTTCCAGGTTCCTGGCGACGATGCTCGTCGCCCTTTTCTCCTTCGTTTTCATAGCTGGAGCCATGGCGGAAGACCGCTCTCTGGTGGTCTATTCCAGCGTAGACGAGGAGAACGCCACCAACATTCTGAAAGCCTTCACCGAGGATACGGGGATAAAGGTCAATATGGTTTTTCTGTCCTCCGGTCCGGCTCTCAGCCGCATCGAGGCGGAGAAGGCCAACCCTCAGGCGGACGTGTGGTTCGGGGCTCCCAACGAGAACCACATAGTTGCAAAGACCAGAGGTCTGACCCGTCCCTATGTGTCTTCCGAGGCAGAGGTCTTGGCCGATAATTTCAAGGATTCGGAGGGCTATTGGTACGCCTTCTACATGAATCCTCTGGGATTCGGCGTATTGGACGAGGAGCTGAAGGATCAGGGAATACCCGTTCCCGAATCCTGGGCCGACCTCACCAAGGCCGAATACAAAGGGATGATCCAGATGCCCTCTCCCCAGTCTTCCGGGACGGCCTACGCCATGGTACAGACCCTCATGACCGTTTTAGGAGAGGACGGGGCCTTCGACTACATGAAGAAGCTCAATCCCAACATCCAGACCTATACCCAGAGCGGAACCGGTCCCAGCAAGAACCTGGCCATAGGGGAGACTGACATCGCCATACAGTTCACCCCGGCTTTCCTCAAGCTGGTCGACCAGGGGTATCCGTCCAAGGTGATATTCCCCGCCGAGGGAGTCGGCTACGAGGCCGCCGCCCTTTCCATAGTGAAGGGAGCCAAGAATCTGGACGAGGCCGAGGCTCTGGTGGACTGGATAATTTCCAAGAAGGGTCAGAGTTCCCTCAGCGCCGCCAAGACCTACTTTTTCCCGGTCCGTTCCGACGTGTCGGCCGGCGAGGGAGTTCCTGTCCTTTCGGAGATCACCCTTATCGATTACGACAGGGAAAAGGCCGCCAAGGACAAAAAGCGCATAGTGGAACGCTGGGTCACCGAGGTGCTGGGACAGTAG